The Symphalangus syndactylus isolate Jambi chromosome 3, NHGRI_mSymSyn1-v2.1_pri, whole genome shotgun sequence genome has a segment encoding these proteins:
- the NDUFA4 gene encoding cytochrome c oxidase subunit NDUFA4 has translation MLRQIISQAKKHPSLIPLFVFIGTGASGATLYLLRLALFNPDVCWDRNNPEPWNKLGPNDQYKFYSVNVDYSKLKKERPDF, from the exons ATGCTTCGCCAGATCATCAGTCAGGCCAAGAAGCATCCGAGC TTGATCCCCCTCTTTGTATTTATTGGAACTGGAGCTTCTGGAGCAACACTGTATCTCTTGCGTCTGGCATTGTTCAATCCAGATGTTTG ttggGACAGAAATAACCCAGAGCCCTGGAACAAACTGGGTCCCAATGATCAATACAAG TTCTACTCAGTGAATGTGGATTACAGCAAACTGAAGAAGGAACGTCCAGATTTCTAA